The Syntrophotalea acetylenivorans genome contains the following window.
CTATCGGCACCTTCGAGTGCCGCGCCTTTCCAATTTTTGACCAGACCGGAGACGAGGTCATCTACGTCGCTCTGCAGATTAGCAACGTTTCCGAGCGCAAAGAATTGGAAAAACAGCTCACCCTCTGTCAGAGGATGGAAACCGTCTCCTGCATGGCGGCCGGTCTGGTCCACGACTTCAACAACCTGCTCACCGTAGTCGGCGGTTTTGGCCGCATTCTGCACCAGGCCCAAACCGAACCTAATCTGCAACAGGCCGCGCAGGCCATTCTGGATGCCGAACAGCGCGCTAGAGCCCTTTTAGATCGGCTGATGATGATCGGCGAGGGCCATCACGACCAAGCCGTGGAACTTAATCTCAATAACCTGATCGGCGATCTGGAAAGGCTGCTGCGAAGCATGCTCGAACCAAAGGTCGAGCTCGACATCCAACTCGATCCGGCCCTGACATCCATTCATGGCAAGGCCGACGAACTGGAACAGGTCATCCTTAACCTGGCGATAAATGGCCGCGATGCCATGACCCATGGCGGGCGACTGACCATTTCCACGGCCAACCAACTACTGCCATGGGGCATCGACAGTACCGGCAGCATCCTCCCTCCCGGCCCCTACGTGGTGCTGACCGTTACCGACACCGGGCACGGCATGGATGAAACCACTCGGGAGAAAATCTTCGAACCCTTCTTCACCAACCAGAAGAGCCACAAAGGAACCGGCCTCGGCATGACGGTCGTCTTCAGTATCGTCAAACGCCACCTCGGTCACATCTCGGTTGCCAGTAGCCCGGACGGCGGCACCACCTTCGAGATCTATCTGCCTCACAACGATAAAAACCCGCCAGCAGACCTTTGATCACTACCCCGTTTCATCTGCTCAATCCGCCGCACCCTTCACTGGAGCGGTCGGGTCCCCGATCACCTTGCGCAGTACCAGCACCTGCAAAAAAAACGGCACGCTGTAAGTCGCAGCAAAAGTCGCTTCGGCAGGGCCGAAAAACTGGGCGCTGAAGGCTAGGATCAGGATGTAATTGGGGAACAAAGTACAAACCAGAGCCGTGGCGCGAAATTCCGGCTTGGTACCACGGAATAGCAGCGGCCCGGCGAGCAAAACCACCGTTACCAGCAGGGTTCCTGCCGCCATTGCCTCCAGTGCCAGGGCGGCATTGTGCAGAAAGTAATGGGAGTAGCGGGAGAAAACCCCGAGGTTGGTCAAGGCCACCGCCAGCAAGGACAACGGGTAGCTGCGCTGCAGCAACCAGTCGGCGGGGCGCGGCAACCAGCGAATGCAGGCCCGGCCGGCCAGCGCCGGAACAAAAACCATCAACGCCAGCATTTGAATCATGGCCCCGACCCCCACCTGCAGGTACTGCCCGACCAATCCGGACACCAGGGGTGGCAAGGTAAATGGCATCAACAGGGAGGAGAGGATCACCACCGCCGCCGTCAGGCCCACATCGGCTTGAAACAGGCGCGCAAAGAAGGGCGCCAGCACCGCCGTAGAAGCTCCGGCCACCAGCAAGGCTGCCAACCGGTAGTCCGGCCAGCAATAGTGATAGAGGGCGAAAGCCGCCACCGGCAACAGCAGACACTTGACCGTCAACAGACGTAGAGTGTCGAGAGGGGCGTTCCTGGCACAACGGAATACCTGACCTAAGTCAACCGCCAAAAAGGACAGAAACAGCAGAAACATCACACAAGCCATGGGCACCGTCTTGAACGGCGCCGCCAGTTCCGGCAGTAGAATGCCAAGTAACATGGTGGCGTAAGTAATAACTAGCAATAGAGCGTCTTGCTTACGAAACATAGTCCTCTCGATTGAAGAGTTCAGGTTATTTCAAAACAGCCGGCAAGGAATGACTCGGTACTATGCAGTCAACTCTCAGCAAAGGCAAGAACTAACTAGCACCGCAAAAGTAGCATTTCGCCTTGCTCAACACCTGGCTGGCTTGGTACTTTTCCTAGAAAGGCCGTCCCTAAACTTCTACTCGAAGGTCCTCGCAATTCTGTTCCAACCGATCCCCAAGCCAACCTGTCAACGAATGGCTGGTTCAATAAGAGCTTTGCCATCTGATATCGCCGCAAACCCTTGACATTTACCATCTGAATGATCAAGCTGTTGACAGCTAAATGACTGACAAACAATTACCTAGCAACCAGATATCAGTTCACACGAGGGACATGTGAATCACAGCGCTCTAGCCACAACCGACCAGGAAGCAACGGAACAGGATTGCCTGGCTCTATACGACGAACAGGACCGGCAATTAATGAAGCTGGCGTCGGCCGCAAAAAACCGGAGCATTGACCGGGCAGAAGAGATTCTACGTTTTGCAGAAACAGCGGGATGGAAGCGAATCGGCATAGCCCATTGCGTTGCCGTGGCAAAAGAAGCGGCCCTTCTCGAGCAACGCCTTGGACAGACCCTTGACATAACACGGGTCGACTGCAAGGTTTGCCGCATCCCGGCCGATGCCCTGGTACCAGGTGATCGCGGCACCTCCTGCAATCCGATTGGCCAGGCCATTCTGCTGGCTGAAAAGGGTACCGAACTCAACATTGCCATGGGCCTGTGCCTTGGACATGACCTGCTGTTCTCCAAGCACTCCAAGGCGCCGGCAACTACCTTGGTGGTAAAAGACCGGGTTCATAGACACAATCCCATCGCCGCACTAAAGTAAAGAGTAAGTGTTTTTATCCAATTTTTTTCAGGAGGAAAAATGAAGACCTGGCAAATCTTTGCCGCTGTTTTGCTATCAGCTACCCTGTCTGTGGGTAATGCTCAAGCCGACACCCGCGGCGTTAAACGCTTCGCTTGCATCGAAATGCGCTGGCTGGTACCCGATGGAAGCGAAACCGTCAGCATAGAATTTGTCCAAAGAGGAGAATCCTTTGCCCGGCTGACTATCAGCCCGCAAGAACGCTTTCGGCAGTTTAATTTCTCTACCGATGCAATCCTCGCCGAAGGACGGATGCGCTTGCACCTAGACAAGGAACAAAATAAGGGGATTCTCAATCTCGACAGCCTCAGCTATCGTTGTTACGGACCTGCGGAACAAGCCTTTTCCGGTCCTCTAATGGAATTCGATCTGCCGGTAAAGCCCTAAAGTATAATGCTCTATCTTTGTCATTAAAAAGGCCGGTCCAACCTGGTGGTTGAACCGGCCTTTTTCTTAAGACAGCTCGCCTTATTTATTAAATAGCCCCTTGAGTTTTTCCTTGGCGGCCTCAACTTCTCCAGCGGCTTTTTCTCCCACCTGCTCTACAGCTTTTTGACCAATTTGCTCGGCCCCGCCCTGCAGATCCTGCAGACCCTTGCTAAGCACACCGCTCACATCCGGAGAGGAAATCTTGCCGTAGAGGGCGGCAAAAATTTCACGGGCGGCCTCTGCCGGAGAAACACCGTCCTTTTTCTGACCGACATTAGTCAATTTAATCTCCGGTAATTTGGCACTGATTTCCTGGCCCGCGAGGCCTTTCACAGCCAGATGCACCTGGCCATCACGAATAACCAGTTCACGGATCAAAAGCTTTTTACTACTCTCGCCGCTGTCGGCAGAAGCCTTAGAGCTTCCTCCCCCTGCCTCCTTGGCAATATTTCTTTGCAACGCCTTGAAATTATCGCTTCCGGCACCCTTTTCGTAATAGATATCCGGCCCGACGACTTCAATACGTTCAATAATGATCGTTTCGCCGGTCAAGGACTTCTCATCGACATCGACATAAATCGACTTGACGGCCACGGCATGAGGAGAATTGAACCCCTTCGGGTTACCGAGCAGAAATTTCTGCAAGGTAACCTGACCGGACAAGAGGCTCACATCGACATCCCCCAGGCGCAATTCGGTGCCGGTAATCTTCGGACCCTGGGTGTTGACAGCCTTTTTGATGAGCGGTCCAAGATTGGACAGACCAAAAATCACCACCACTGCGGCAAGAACAACGACCGCAGCAATAAAAAACCACAGCTTTTTCATAATGACGAATCTCCTTGTTGATACCGATTGGTGGGCCCTGTTGCGTAACCCACGGGCGAGCATTACGGACTTGCTCTTTTAACAAAACTTGTTTAGCAAGAAAGCACCAAACCTGAAGCCATGGCGCTTGGACAAAACAACCCAGGCAGCCGCCCTGCCAGGTGACGATCTATTCATCTATACCTTATCCTCTTTGACAGCGTAAATCAATTGGCGGATCATAATGTCTACTGCAGCCAGAAGCGCTATCGGCTCCATCAACAAAATCTTGTACTCAACCAAACACTACGGCTCGGCGATAAGCGTTGCCCAGTCTGTTATCCGCCACCCTTTCGTGTCATAATAAACGGTCATTATTCTTTCAGTCTCTCATTACAGGATGTTGTCATGGTCAAAGCTGTTTTCTGGGATAACGACGGAGTCTTGGTCGACACCGAACATCTCTACTTTGAGGCCAGTCGCGATGCCTTGCGACAAGTCGACATTGAGCTGAGCATAGAACAATTCGCCCACATAAGCCTCGGCCTTGGGAAAAGCTCCCTCTGCCTCGCCTCCGAGCAAGGCGTCAGCGACAGAACCCTGGAGACTTTGCGGCAGCACATAAACCAACGCTACGCCGAACTGTTGCAAAACGGCGCCGCCCCCATGGCCGGCGCTTCGGAAACCCTGCAAGCCCTTCACGGCAAGGTTGCCATGGCCATCGTAACCAGCTCCAGACGAGAGCATTTTGATCTCATCCATCAAAACAATGGTCTTTTGGGGTTTTTCGATTTTATTTTGACGCGAGAAGACTATCAATACAGCAAACCCAACCCCGAGCCCTATCTTAAGGCACTAAAGATCAGCGGCCTGCAAGCCGAGGAATGTCTGGTGATTGAAGATACTCGCCGCGGATTTGAAGCCGCCCGGCAAGCCGGCCTGCGTTGCGTGGTCTTGCCCAACCGATTGACCCCTAACAACGAATTCAACGGTGCTTTTCAAGTCATCCGCAAACTACAGGAAGTCCCCCCCTGGTTCTGGGAGAAATCTCTTCCGCGCCGCTTCCGCTGCCCCCTGGCTAAACTTCCGGTACAGTCGGAAAAAAG
Protein-coding sequences here:
- a CDS encoding two-component system sensor histidine kinase NtrB, translated to MPKLPSNIDVNDLYYRLFSHLPDCLVVIDRQHRVVLSNWRGGFEDVPVDKREGMPPCAAIFHPDDDIPFNTCPATEVFRSGRTTNREFHTSPIGTFECRAFPIFDQTGDEVIYVALQISNVSERKELEKQLTLCQRMETVSCMAAGLVHDFNNLLTVVGGFGRILHQAQTEPNLQQAAQAILDAEQRARALLDRLMMIGEGHHDQAVELNLNNLIGDLERLLRSMLEPKVELDIQLDPALTSIHGKADELEQVILNLAINGRDAMTHGGRLTISTANQLLPWGIDSTGSILPPGPYVVLTVTDTGHGMDETTREKIFEPFFTNQKSHKGTGLGMTVVFSIVKRHLGHISVASSPDGGTTFEIYLPHNDKNPPADL
- a CDS encoding bile acid:sodium symporter family protein → MFRKQDALLLVITYATMLLGILLPELAAPFKTVPMACVMFLLFLSFLAVDLGQVFRCARNAPLDTLRLLTVKCLLLPVAAFALYHYCWPDYRLAALLVAGASTAVLAPFFARLFQADVGLTAAVVILSSLLMPFTLPPLVSGLVGQYLQVGVGAMIQMLALMVFVPALAGRACIRWLPRPADWLLQRSYPLSLLAVALTNLGVFSRYSHYFLHNAALALEAMAAGTLLVTVVLLAGPLLFRGTKPEFRATALVCTLFPNYILILAFSAQFFGPAEATFAATYSVPFFLQVLVLRKVIGDPTAPVKGAAD
- a CDS encoding DUF1847 domain-containing protein; its protein translation is MNHSALATTDQEATEQDCLALYDEQDRQLMKLASAAKNRSIDRAEEILRFAETAGWKRIGIAHCVAVAKEAALLEQRLGQTLDITRVDCKVCRIPADALVPGDRGTSCNPIGQAILLAEKGTELNIAMGLCLGHDLLFSKHSKAPATTLVVKDRVHRHNPIAALK
- a CDS encoding AsmA family protein, whose translation is MKKLWFFIAAVVVLAAVVVIFGLSNLGPLIKKAVNTQGPKITGTELRLGDVDVSLLSGQVTLQKFLLGNPKGFNSPHAVAVKSIYVDVDEKSLTGETIIIERIEVVGPDIYYEKGAGSDNFKALQRNIAKEAGGGSSKASADSGESSKKLLIRELVIRDGQVHLAVKGLAGQEISAKLPEIKLTNVGQKKDGVSPAEAAREIFAALYGKISSPDVSGVLSKGLQDLQGGAEQIGQKAVEQVGEKAAGEVEAAKEKLKGLFNK
- a CDS encoding HAD family hydrolase, with the translated sequence MVKAVFWDNDGVLVDTEHLYFEASRDALRQVDIELSIEQFAHISLGLGKSSLCLASEQGVSDRTLETLRQHINQRYAELLQNGAAPMAGASETLQALHGKVAMAIVTSSRREHFDLIHQNNGLLGFFDFILTREDYQYSKPNPEPYLKALKISGLQAEECLVIEDTRRGFEAARQAGLRCVVLPNRLTPNNEFNGAFQVIRKLQEVPPWFWEKSLPRRFRCPLAKLPVQSEKSQRGLHFSMKELIFSNS